The following proteins come from a genomic window of bacterium CG_4_10_14_0_2_um_filter_33_32:
- a CDS encoding DNA-binding response regulator, translating to MRILVVEDEHKIANAIKKGLEQEYFAVDVAYNGDNGLDCALADDYDLVILDRMIPGESDGIKILKEMRANNIHTPVIFVTAKDAINDRVNGLNSGADDYLIKPFAFEELLARVRALLRRPQDNLDPILKYKSLTLDPQNFIVKRKGKVIELTTKEFALLEYIMRNQGRILTKENIISHIWDFDADILPNTVEVYIGYLRNKIDIPKEHSLIKTKRGFGYVFGEEK from the coding sequence ATGAGAATTTTAGTAGTAGAGGACGAACATAAAATAGCCAATGCTATAAAAAAGGGACTTGAGCAGGAATATTTTGCTGTTGACGTGGCTTATAATGGTGATAATGGCTTAGATTGTGCCTTAGCTGATGATTACGATTTGGTAATATTAGATCGCATGATTCCGGGGGAAAGCGATGGAATTAAAATCTTAAAAGAGATGCGAGCTAATAATATACATACCCCTGTTATTTTCGTAACAGCTAAAGATGCTATAAATGATCGTGTTAATGGCCTAAATTCTGGAGCCGATGATTATCTTATAAAGCCTTTTGCATTCGAAGAATTATTGGCAAGAGTCAGAGCACTTCTTAGAAGACCGCAAGATAATTTGGATCCGATATTGAAATATAAGAGTCTAACGCTAGACCCCCAAAATTTTATTGTTAAAAGAAAAGGTAAAGTTATTGAACTTACCACAAAAGAATTCGCCCTCTTAGAATATATAATGAGAAACCAAGGTAGAATTCTTACGAAGGAAAATATTATTTCTCATATTTGGGATTTTGACGCAGATATTCTCCCCAACACAGTTGAGGTGTATATTGGTTATTTAAGAAACAAAATAGATATTCCAAAAGAGCATTCTCTGATAAAAACAAAGAGAGGTTTTGGTTATGTTTTTGGAGAAGAAAAATAA
- a CDS encoding cyclopropane-fatty-acyl-phospholipid synthase, giving the protein MEVQNLLDSVLEERLCSILDKCGVEINGNNDYDIWVLDNNFYRKVLFSGTLGLGEAYMAGLWECERIDKFVSLVLSADIDKEIRINPSAFILSIMPWFLNLQSVKRAFNIGKAHYDFSNEFFSQMLDKRMIYSCGFWHGAENLDEAQENKLDLICRKIYLEPGMKILDIGCGWGGFAKFAAEKYGANVVGITVSKEQAEFAKINCHGLPVEIRLQDYRSLDYEKFDRIVSIGMFEHVGPRNYQAYMKAVHSCLTDNGLFLLHTIGGNKSVFSVDPWINKYIFPGGVLPSIKQIGESIEKFFVMEDWHNFGTDYDKTLMEWYENFEKTWSDIRNQYDEKFYRMWKYYLLVCAGAFRARNIQLWQIILSKKIFGEYKSIHY; this is encoded by the coding sequence ATGGAAGTGCAGAATCTATTAGATAGTGTATTAGAAGAAAGGCTCTGTAGTATCCTTGATAAATGCGGAGTTGAGATTAATGGTAACAATGATTACGATATATGGGTTTTAGATAATAATTTTTACAGAAAAGTTTTGTTTTCAGGAACTTTAGGATTAGGCGAGGCTTATATGGCCGGTTTATGGGAATGTGAGAGGATTGATAAATTTGTTTCACTTGTTTTATCGGCTGATATAGACAAAGAAATAAGGATAAATCCTTCGGCTTTTATACTGTCGATAATGCCGTGGTTTTTAAATCTCCAATCTGTAAAGAGAGCTTTTAATATTGGTAAAGCGCATTATGATTTTAGCAATGAATTTTTCTCTCAGATGCTTGATAAGCGCATGATATATTCTTGCGGTTTTTGGCACGGAGCAGAAAATTTAGATGAGGCTCAAGAGAATAAATTAGATTTAATATGCCGTAAAATTTATTTAGAGCCTGGAATGAAGATTCTGGATATTGGATGTGGTTGGGGAGGTTTTGCGAAGTTTGCAGCTGAAAAGTATGGTGCAAACGTTGTTGGTATAACTGTGTCTAAAGAGCAAGCCGAATTTGCTAAAATAAATTGCCACGGTCTGCCAGTTGAAATTAGGCTTCAGGATTATCGTAGTTTAGATTATGAGAAGTTTGATAGGATTGTATCTATAGGAATGTTTGAACATGTTGGTCCGAGAAATTATCAAGCCTATATGAAAGCAGTGCACTCTTGTCTTACAGACAATGGCCTTTTTTTACTCCATACTATAGGTGGAAACAAATCCGTTTTTAGCGTTGATCCTTGGATTAACAAATATATTTTTCCCGGAGGAGTTCTTCCTTCCATAAAACAAATAGGTGAATCAATAGAGAAATTTTTTGTTATGGAAGATTGGCATAATTTCGGAACCGATTATGATAAGACGCTAATGGAATGGTATGAAAATTTTGAAAAGACGTGGTCTGATATTAGAAATCAATATGATGAAAAGTTCTACAGGATGTGGAAATATTATTTATTAGTTTGTGCTGGTGCTTTTAGGGCGCGCAATATTCAACTTTGGCAAATTATTCTGTCAAAAAAAATATTCGGAGAATACAAGTCAATTCATTATTAA
- a CDS encoding glutamate--tRNA ligase produces MEVRTRIAPSPTGKLHIGTARTALFNLLFARKNKGKFFLRFEDTDIKRSTIDSETEIINGFKWLGLEWDGDIVRQMDRLDIYKQKAEELISKKLAYEKDGAIWLDAKKSIEYLKMDYKLSVASKDNKEIKSYFVKFDNEDLLAGKISGNVEDLVILRSNGIPTYHFAVVIDDEEMHITHVIRGTDHFSNTPKHIVLQKIFGFNVPVYLHLPLTLNPERGTGKLSKRSGSTSIEDFKKEGYLPEALINFMVLLGWHPGKSEQEIFTLQQLISEFSVGHMSKSNAVFDINKLDNINGIYIRNINNKGLIKRLKDIIKLPSVPEDYIEKVLTVVKDRIKKLVDFNELSLYFFKEPAYDPKILIFRKSDKDKTLEGLNGALLLLENQKEWPETVQGFEALLKKVMEEKNLSFGDVFWPIRVALSGREASPSPTELLWVLGKEESLKRIKEAIQLLT; encoded by the coding sequence ATGGAAGTTAGAACAAGAATAGCGCCATCTCCTACAGGGAAACTTCATATAGGAACAGCCAGAACAGCTCTGTTCAATTTATTATTTGCGCGAAAAAACAAAGGAAAATTTTTTCTGCGTTTTGAAGATACTGACATTAAGCGCTCCACGATAGATTCTGAAACAGAAATTATTAATGGATTTAAGTGGCTTGGACTTGAATGGGACGGTGATATCGTAAGACAAATGGATCGACTTGATATTTATAAACAAAAAGCCGAGGAACTTATATCTAAAAAATTGGCATATGAAAAAGACGGTGCTATTTGGCTTGATGCAAAAAAATCAATTGAATATCTAAAAATGGACTATAAGTTATCAGTTGCCAGCAAAGATAATAAGGAAATAAAAAGCTATTTTGTTAAATTTGATAATGAGGATTTGCTAGCCGGTAAAATATCTGGGAATGTTGAGGATCTTGTTATTTTACGTTCGAATGGAATACCGACATATCATTTTGCAGTAGTTATAGATGATGAGGAAATGCATATAACCCATGTAATAAGAGGTACCGATCATTTTTCTAATACTCCTAAGCATATCGTATTACAAAAAATTTTCGGATTTAATGTGCCTGTTTATTTGCACTTACCATTAACACTAAATCCTGAAAGAGGCACAGGCAAGTTATCCAAAAGATCGGGTAGCACTTCAATAGAAGATTTTAAAAAAGAAGGTTATTTGCCGGAAGCATTGATTAATTTTATGGTTTTATTGGGTTGGCATCCCGGTAAGAGCGAACAAGAAATTTTTACCCTTCAGCAGCTTATTTCTGAGTTTTCTGTAGGTCATATGAGTAAGAGTAATGCGGTTTTTGATATAAACAAATTAGATAATATAAACGGCATATATATTAGAAATATAAATAACAAAGGATTAATTAAAAGATTAAAAGATATTATTAAGCTTCCAAGCGTTCCAGAAGATTATATCGAAAAAGTCTTAACTGTTGTTAAGGATAGGATAAAAAAACTTGTAGATTTTAATGAACTTTCTCTATATTTTTTTAAAGAGCCGGCATACGATCCAAAGATTTTAATTTTCAGGAAAAGTGATAAGGATAAAACCCTGGAAGGTTTGAATGGTGCATTATTATTACTGGAGAATCAAAAGGAGTGGCCAGAAACAGTGCAGGGTTTTGAGGCATTATTGAAGAAAGTGATGGAAGAGAAAAATTTATCGTTTGGTGATGTTTTTTGGCCAATTAGAGTTGCATTATCCGGGAGAGAAGCAAGCCCATCTCCAACAGAACTGCTCTGGGTTTTAGGCAAAGAAGAATCTTTAAAAAGAATCAAAGAAGCGATACAATTACTTACGTAA
- a CDS encoding glycosyltransferase family 4 protein, producing the protein MKIVIVHDFLNSFGGAERVTSEISDIFKDAPIYTLFANSKITDKFFKDKKIITSSLQKKAEALGFRHKYLLPFMPRAVEEFNLYDFDIVISSSSAWGKGVITKPETIHISYCHTPTRFLWVDRGDYIKQQNLGFIKNYFVSKILDKIKIWDRLAADRVDYWIANSLVTQDRIKKYYRKESVIIYPPVDTDKFYISNHKKDFFLIVSRLSPYKNISLAVDVFNELGLELVVIGEGPQKQELIAKAKDNIKILGFKSDEEVIKYYQECRAFVFPTFNEDFGLTPVEAMACGKPVIAAGKGGTRETIVEDKTGIFFEEPTKESLKKAINKFLEDENRYNQNDIREHALKFSKNEFDQRIKDFVKDKYNSLVI; encoded by the coding sequence ATGAAAATAGTAATAGTGCATGATTTTTTAAATTCGTTTGGTGGCGCAGAAAGAGTAACATCTGAAATTTCAGATATATTTAAAGATGCCCCAATTTATACTCTTTTTGCCAACAGTAAAATAACTGATAAATTTTTTAAAGATAAAAAAATAATTACTTCAAGCCTTCAGAAAAAAGCAGAAGCGTTAGGATTTAGACATAAGTATCTTTTACCTTTTATGCCAAGGGCAGTCGAAGAATTTAATCTTTATGATTTTGATATTGTTATTTCTTCATCTTCGGCTTGGGGAAAAGGAGTCATCACAAAACCCGAAACCATCCATATATCTTATTGCCACACTCCTACAAGATTTCTTTGGGTTGATCGGGGTGATTATATAAAGCAGCAAAACCTAGGTTTTATAAAAAATTATTTTGTGAGTAAAATTCTAGATAAAATAAAGATATGGGATAGATTGGCTGCAGATAGAGTTGATTATTGGATAGCAAATTCTTTGGTTACCCAAGATAGGATTAAAAAATATTACAGGAAAGAATCTGTTATAATTTATCCCCCAGTAGATACCGATAAATTTTATATCTCAAATCATAAAAAAGACTTTTTTCTTATAGTTTCAAGGCTATCTCCTTATAAAAATATCAGTTTAGCGGTTGATGTTTTTAATGAACTTGGCTTAGAGCTGGTTGTTATCGGTGAAGGTCCTCAAAAGCAAGAACTAATTGCAAAAGCAAAAGATAATATTAAAATTTTAGGTTTTAAAAGTGATGAAGAAGTTATTAAATATTATCAGGAATGCAGGGCTTTTGTTTTCCCAACATTTAATGAGGATTTTGGTTTAACACCAGTAGAAGCTATGGCATGCGGTAAGCCTGTTATTGCTGCTGGGAAGGGTGGCACAAGAGAAACGATAGTTGAAGATAAAACGGGAATATTTTTTGAAGAACCGACAAAAGAATCGCTAAAAAAGGCAATTAATAAATTTCTTGAAGATGAAAACAGATACAACCAGAACGATATAAGAGAACACGCACTTAAATTCAGTAAGAATGAATTTGATCAAAGAATAAAAGATTTTGTGAAAGATAAATATAATAGTTTAGTTATTTAA